Proteins encoded within one genomic window of Mycolicibacterium monacense:
- a CDS encoding alpha/beta hydrolase-fold protein: MMRGLLRVVAAVVLAAGLWTATETASGTRAGADAVEYLMVPSAAMGRAIPVAFQGGGPHAVFLLDAFNAAPDVSNWVTAGNAMNTLAGKGISVAAPAGGAWSLYTNWEQDGSRQWETFLATELPDWLAANKGLAPGGHGIVGAAQGGTGAMTMAAFHPDRFRYAGSMSGFMTPSATTLNGAITAGLAQYGGVDTRNMWGLPQLGRWKWHDPDVHIQLLANNNTRLWVYSPTTLTCADPAAMIGYCDQAQGSNRVFYQHYRAVGGSNGHFDFPSGGEHGWGSWAPQLGAMSGDLVAAIR, from the coding sequence ATGATGCGTGGGTTGTTGCGAGTGGTTGCGGCCGTGGTGCTGGCCGCAGGTCTGTGGACCGCCACGGAGACCGCGTCCGGGACCAGAGCGGGGGCCGACGCCGTCGAGTACCTGATGGTGCCGTCGGCCGCCATGGGCCGCGCCATCCCGGTCGCCTTCCAGGGCGGCGGACCGCACGCGGTGTTCCTGCTCGACGCCTTCAACGCCGCTCCCGACGTCAGCAACTGGGTGACCGCGGGCAACGCGATGAACACGCTCGCCGGTAAGGGCATCTCGGTCGCCGCCCCCGCAGGTGGCGCGTGGAGCCTCTACACCAACTGGGAGCAGGACGGCAGCAGGCAGTGGGAGACGTTCCTGGCCACCGAGCTGCCCGACTGGCTGGCCGCCAACAAGGGGCTGGCCCCCGGCGGGCACGGCATCGTCGGCGCCGCGCAGGGCGGTACCGGGGCGATGACGATGGCCGCCTTCCATCCCGACCGCTTCCGCTACGCCGGCTCGATGTCGGGGTTCATGACGCCCTCGGCCACCACGCTCAACGGCGCCATCACCGCCGGCCTGGCCCAGTACGGCGGCGTCGACACCCGCAACATGTGGGGACTGCCACAGCTGGGCCGCTGGAAGTGGCACGACCCCGACGTCCACATCCAGCTGCTGGCGAACAACAACACCCGGCTGTGGGTGTACAGCCCGACCACGCTGACGTGCGCCGACCCGGCCGCGATGATCGGCTACTGCGATCAGGCGCAGGGCAGTAACCGCGTGTTCTACCAGCACTATCGCGCCGTCGGCGGCAGCAACGGGCACTTCGACTTCCCGTCCGGCGGTGAGCACGGCTGGGGCAGCTGGGCGCCGCAACTGGGAGCCATGTCGGGTGACCTGGTGGCCGCGATCCGCTGA
- a CDS encoding DUF732 domain-containing protein, whose amino-acid sequence MQHTRRRILPTLFVLSAVVLVAACTLTDSVLNRDVTSTAQPPPAALPDQSADRGSDLPTPPDGAGQPGAVTVTGQQRGYLDALKAAGVRATTDLRALSIGSAVCQARAAKQSDQGVWEFILPLVRSDVRATRPSSMRTSVREVDSTTADYIRIATERLC is encoded by the coding sequence GTGCAGCACACCCGACGGCGGATCCTCCCCACGCTGTTCGTGCTGTCCGCAGTCGTCCTGGTCGCCGCGTGCACGCTGACCGACAGCGTGCTCAACCGCGACGTCACCTCCACCGCGCAACCGCCGCCCGCGGCGCTACCGGACCAGTCCGCCGATCGCGGGTCGGATCTGCCGACCCCGCCCGACGGCGCCGGTCAGCCGGGGGCGGTGACCGTGACCGGCCAGCAGCGGGGCTACCTCGATGCCCTGAAGGCCGCCGGGGTGCGGGCGACGACCGATCTGCGCGCCCTGTCGATCGGCTCCGCGGTCTGTCAGGCGCGTGCGGCCAAGCAGAGCGACCAGGGAGTGTGGGAGTTCATCCTGCCGCTCGTGCGCAGCGACGTGCGCGCGACGCGGCCCAGTTCCATGCGAACCTCGGTGCGAGAGGTCGACTCCACGACGGCCGACTACATTCGCATCGCAACCGAACGACTCTGCTAG
- the culp6 gene encoding carboxylesterase Culp6, with amino-acid sequence MPKTSRRKRHRILALAAAGAMALVVVLVVAIIVVVMRKPDTPDTALPPTAVPPTSVPSTGKPRPEFQDASCPDVQLLAIPGTWESSPQMDPFNPTQFPIALLLNVTNPLRAEFGNDRLEIYTVPYTAQFHNPFSADRQMSYNDSRAEGTQAAVKALVDMNNRCPLTSYVIVGFSQGAVIAGDIASDVGNGRGPIDQDLVLGVTAIADGRRESGVGQTVGPTPPGVGAEITLQEVPTLSALGLSMTGPRPGGFGQLNDRTFEICAPGDLICAAPESAFSIVNLPRTLETLAGGAGQPVHAMYATPQFWQVDGQPATGWTLNWARNLIESAPQPKHG; translated from the coding sequence ATGCCGAAAACCAGTCGACGCAAACGCCACCGCATCCTCGCCCTGGCCGCCGCCGGGGCGATGGCCCTGGTGGTGGTGTTGGTCGTCGCCATCATCGTGGTGGTGATGCGCAAACCCGACACCCCGGACACGGCGCTGCCCCCCACCGCGGTGCCGCCGACGAGTGTGCCGTCGACCGGTAAGCCTCGCCCGGAGTTCCAGGACGCCAGCTGCCCGGACGTGCAGTTGCTGGCCATCCCGGGGACGTGGGAGTCCTCGCCGCAGATGGACCCGTTCAACCCGACCCAGTTCCCGATCGCGTTGCTGCTCAACGTGACGAACCCGCTGCGCGCCGAATTCGGCAACGACCGCCTGGAGATCTACACGGTTCCCTACACCGCGCAGTTCCACAATCCGTTCTCCGCCGACAGGCAGATGTCGTACAACGACAGCCGCGCCGAGGGCACCCAGGCCGCGGTGAAGGCGCTCGTCGACATGAACAACCGCTGCCCGTTGACCAGCTACGTCATCGTCGGGTTCTCACAGGGGGCGGTGATCGCCGGCGACATCGCCAGCGACGTCGGCAACGGCCGCGGACCGATCGACCAGGATCTGGTGCTCGGGGTGACCGCGATCGCCGACGGCCGCCGTGAGAGCGGGGTGGGCCAGACGGTCGGACCGACCCCGCCCGGGGTGGGTGCCGAGATCACGCTGCAGGAGGTGCCGACGCTGAGCGCCCTTGGGCTGAGCATGACGGGTCCGCGCCCCGGCGGTTTCGGGCAGCTCAACGACCGCACTTTCGAGATCTGCGCACCGGGGGATCTGATCTGCGCCGCCCCCGAATCGGCGTTCTCCATCGTGAACCTGCCGCGCACGCTGGAGACCCTGGCCGGCGGTGCCGGACAGCCCGTCCATGCGATGTACGCCACCCCGCAGTTTTGGCAGGTCGACGGTCAGCCGGCGACGGGATGGACGCTGAACTGGGCGCGGAACCTCATCGAGAGCGCGCCGCAACCAAAACATGGTTGA
- the fadD32 gene encoding long-chain-fatty-acid--AMP ligase FadD32: protein MPFHNPFIKDGLIKFPDNGNLVRHVERWAKVRGDKLAYRFIDFSTERDGVERDLTWADFGARNRAVGARLQQVTQPGDRVAILCPQNLDYLVAFFGTLYSGRIAVPLFDPNEPGHVGRLHAVLDDCTPSAILTTTEAAEGVRKFFRTRPANQRPRVIAVDAVPNEVGQTWEPVDVHQETIAYLQYTSGSTRIPTGVQITHLNLATNVVQVIEALEGEEGDRGVSWLPFFHDMGLITIMISPMIGHYISFMTPAAFVRRPGRWIREMARKEGETGGVISVAPNFAFDHAAARGVPREGEPALDLSNVKALLNGSEPISAATVRNFNEAFGPFGFKPQAIKPSYGLAEATLFVSTTPVNESPKIVTVDRDELNSHRFVEVPPDSPKAVAQASAGKVGVAEWAVIVDHDTATELPDGQIGEIWISGQNMGTGYWGKEEETQATFRNILKSRTNPSHAEGAPDDAMWVRTGDLGAFHDGDLYITGRVKDLVIIDGRNHYPQDLEYSAQEATKALRTGFVAAFSVPANQLPDEVFDNAHAGLKRDPSDTSEQLVIVGERAPGAHKLDMGPIADDIRAAIAVRHGVTVRDVLLTPAGAIPRTSSGKIGRRACRSAYLDGSLRSGKVANAFPDETD from the coding sequence ATGCCGTTCCACAACCCGTTCATCAAGGACGGCCTCATCAAGTTCCCCGACAACGGGAACCTGGTGCGTCACGTCGAGCGATGGGCGAAGGTGCGTGGCGACAAACTGGCGTACCGCTTCATCGACTTCTCCACCGAACGCGACGGGGTCGAGCGCGACCTCACCTGGGCCGACTTCGGCGCCCGCAACCGCGCCGTCGGCGCCCGCCTGCAGCAGGTGACCCAGCCCGGCGACCGCGTCGCGATCCTGTGCCCGCAGAACCTCGACTACCTCGTCGCATTCTTCGGCACGCTGTACTCCGGCCGCATCGCCGTGCCGCTGTTCGACCCGAACGAGCCCGGCCACGTCGGACGCCTGCACGCCGTCCTCGACGACTGCACACCGTCGGCGATCCTGACCACCACCGAGGCCGCCGAGGGTGTGCGCAAGTTCTTCCGCACCCGGCCGGCCAACCAGCGTCCCCGCGTCATCGCCGTCGACGCGGTCCCCAACGAGGTCGGTCAGACCTGGGAGCCCGTCGACGTCCACCAGGAGACCATCGCCTACCTGCAGTACACCTCCGGTTCCACGCGTATCCCGACCGGTGTGCAGATCACCCACCTGAACCTGGCCACCAACGTGGTGCAGGTGATCGAGGCGCTCGAGGGTGAGGAAGGCGACCGGGGTGTGTCCTGGCTGCCGTTCTTCCACGACATGGGTCTGATCACGATCATGATCTCGCCGATGATCGGGCACTACATCTCGTTCATGACGCCCGCCGCGTTCGTCCGCCGCCCCGGCCGCTGGATCCGCGAGATGGCCCGCAAGGAGGGCGAGACAGGCGGCGTCATCTCCGTCGCGCCGAACTTCGCGTTCGACCACGCCGCCGCCCGCGGAGTGCCCCGCGAGGGCGAACCGGCGCTGGACCTGTCCAACGTCAAGGCGCTCCTCAACGGCAGTGAACCGATCTCGGCGGCGACGGTCCGCAACTTCAACGAGGCGTTCGGGCCGTTCGGGTTCAAACCGCAGGCCATCAAACCGTCCTACGGGCTGGCCGAGGCCACGCTGTTCGTGTCGACGACCCCGGTCAACGAATCGCCGAAGATCGTCACCGTCGACCGCGACGAACTGAACAGCCACCGCTTCGTCGAGGTGCCGCCGGATTCGCCGAAGGCCGTCGCGCAGGCGTCGGCGGGCAAGGTCGGCGTCGCGGAATGGGCGGTCATCGTCGACCACGACACCGCCACCGAACTGCCCGACGGCCAGATCGGCGAGATCTGGATCTCCGGGCAGAACATGGGCACCGGCTACTGGGGCAAGGAAGAGGAGACCCAGGCGACATTCCGCAACATCCTCAAGTCGCGGACGAACCCGAGCCACGCCGAAGGCGCGCCCGACGACGCGATGTGGGTGCGCACCGGTGACCTCGGGGCCTTCCACGACGGCGACCTCTACATCACCGGCCGCGTCAAGGACCTGGTGATCATCGACGGCCGCAACCACTATCCGCAGGATCTCGAGTACTCGGCGCAGGAGGCCACCAAGGCGCTGCGCACGGGATTCGTCGCGGCGTTCTCGGTGCCGGCCAACCAGCTTCCCGACGAGGTCTTCGACAACGCGCACGCCGGTCTCAAGCGCGACCCCTCCGACACCTCCGAACAGCTCGTCATCGTCGGTGAGCGGGCGCCCGGTGCCCACAAGCTCGACATGGGCCCGATCGCCGACGACATCCGCGCCGCGATCGCCGTGCGCCACGGCGTCACGGTGCGCGACGTGCTGCTGACCCCGGCCGGAGCGATCCCGCGTACGTCGAGCGGCAAGATCGGCCGCCGGGCGTGCCGCTCGGCCTACCTCGACGGAAGCCTCCGCAGCGGGAAGGTCGCCAACGCCTTCCCCGACGAGACGGACTGA
- the pks13 gene encoding polyketide synthase Pks13 (Pks13 is a key enzyme in mycolic acid biosynthesis.), which translates to MNMSETPNNSPSAENQPIVAQGEGGPLRPAQVDMTVAEMREWLRNWIANATGQNADNIDEQTAMVELGLSSRDAVAMASDIEDLTGVTLTATVAFRHPTIESLATVIIEGEPEVEHDDDGTDWSRERDVDDIAIVGLATRFPGDMNTPDEMWEALLEGRDAITDLPEGRWEEFLGEPRIAERVAKAATRGGYLSDIKGFDAEFFALSKMEADNIDPQQRMALELTWEALEHARIPASSLRGERVGVYIGASNNDYSFMSVADPGVAHPYAITGTTSSIIANRVSYFYDFRGPSMAIDTACSSSLVAAHQGVAALRAGEADVAVVGGVNALITPLVTIGFDEVGGVLAPDGRIKSFSQDANGYARSEGAGMLVLKRLSDARRDGDEIYAVIAGSAVNHDGRSNGLLAPNPDAQAEVLRKAYKDAGINPRDVDYIEAHGTGTILGDPIEADALGRVIGRSRPADQPALLGAVKSNVGHLESAAGAASLAKVALSLRNDKLPPSINYTGPNPYIDFDAVRLKVNDTVSDWPRYSGHAIAGVSGFGFGGANAHMVLREVLPSDLVEPEPEQVVEVTAEPNQPAVYVGGVRMDEYGEFVDEDDLDNGDGLDRPAAAVEDDYELPGLTDEAKRLLEVAREELEAAEQPVPLVPLAVSAFLTSRKKSAAAELADWMDSEEGRASSLESIGRALSRRNHGRSRAVVMARDHDEAIKGLRALAEGKQSPNVYSADGPVTNGPVWVLAGFGAQHRKMGKSLYLRNEVFADWINKVDSHVQDERGHSILELILDDAVDYTDETTELPIEKVQLVIFAIQVALGELLKHHGAKPGAVIGQSLGEAAAAYFSGGLSLEDATRAICSRSHLMGEGEAMLFGEYIRLMALVEYSADEIKTVFSDYPDLEVCVYAAPTQTVIGGPPEQVDAIIARAEQEGKFARKFQTKGASHTSQMDPLLGELAAELVGITPHPLQIGYYSTVHEGKFLRAGSEPIHDVDYWKKGLRHSVYFTHGIRNAVDNGHTTFLELAPNPVALMQVGLTTMSAGLHDGQLIATLARKQDEVDSMTAAMAQLFVHGHDLDMRTLFPRRSRGLAGALDYANIPPTRFRRKPHWLDVRFSGDNAGVMPGSHVATPDGRHVWEYSPRGAVDAQALAALVKSAASQVFPEAAVTAAEQRAVPGDGARLVTTLTRHPGGASVQVHARMDNGGESSFALVYDAIVTRGGQAVALPAAVATGTVAPQADSLTPAAEPEGGDAAILSDNLTQGANLGAGLGKWSPDSGETIHDRLGTIVGGAMGYEPEDLPWEVPLIELGLDSLMAVRIKNRVEYDFDLPPIQLTAVRDANLYAVEQLITYAIEHRDEVDQLAESQKGKTAEEIAAEQAELMGGASTVAELEEKLAAAGHPLGEAASEQAAVMSGANLTTVTTPAPDPQAEPSTQQDSAIPAPPTDPSGPNIPPPPTNPAGPDTTAKSSAAKAAAQVLTQEAVTEALGADVPPRDAAERVTFATWAIVTGKSPGGIFNELPKVDDATAAKMAERLTERAEGTITADDVKAATTIEDLATTVREHLEAGKVDGFVRVLRAPQEGSDRIPVFVFHPAGGSTVVYEPLMKRLPPDTPIYGIERVEGSVEERAAEYVPKLLEMNGWTEGRSGVPFILAGWSLGGVLAYACAIGLKQAGADVRFVGLIDAVRAGEEVPQTKEETRARWERYARFAERTFNVQIPEIPYEELENLDDEGQVRFVMEAVAASGVQIPGGIIEHQRTSYLDNRMIDTAEIKPYDGHVTLYMADRYHDDAIYFEPRYATRQPDGGWGEYVSELEVIPIGGEHIQAIDEPYIAKVGAHMSEAINRIEAQGK; encoded by the coding sequence ATGAACATGTCTGAAACACCGAACAATTCGCCCTCCGCTGAGAATCAGCCGATCGTCGCCCAGGGCGAGGGTGGCCCGCTGCGTCCCGCGCAGGTCGACATGACCGTCGCCGAGATGCGCGAATGGCTGCGCAACTGGATCGCCAACGCGACCGGCCAGAACGCCGACAACATCGACGAGCAGACCGCGATGGTGGAACTCGGCCTGTCCTCGCGCGACGCGGTCGCGATGGCCAGCGACATCGAGGACCTCACCGGTGTCACGCTGACGGCGACCGTGGCGTTCCGCCATCCGACCATCGAGTCGTTGGCGACGGTGATCATCGAGGGTGAGCCCGAGGTCGAGCACGACGACGACGGTACCGACTGGAGCCGTGAGCGCGATGTCGACGACATCGCGATCGTGGGTCTCGCCACCCGCTTCCCGGGCGATATGAACACCCCCGACGAGATGTGGGAGGCGCTGCTCGAGGGTCGCGATGCGATCACCGATCTGCCCGAGGGCCGGTGGGAGGAGTTCCTCGGTGAGCCGCGGATCGCCGAGCGGGTCGCCAAGGCGGCCACCCGCGGCGGCTACCTGTCGGACATCAAGGGTTTCGACGCCGAATTCTTCGCGCTGTCGAAGATGGAGGCCGACAACATCGATCCGCAGCAGCGGATGGCGCTCGAGCTGACGTGGGAGGCGCTCGAACACGCCCGCATCCCGGCGTCGAGCCTGCGCGGTGAGCGGGTCGGCGTGTACATCGGCGCGTCGAACAACGACTACAGCTTCATGTCCGTGGCCGATCCGGGCGTCGCGCACCCGTACGCGATCACCGGCACCACCAGTTCGATCATCGCCAACCGGGTGTCGTACTTCTACGACTTCCGCGGCCCGTCGATGGCGATCGACACCGCATGTTCGAGTTCGCTGGTCGCCGCCCACCAGGGGGTGGCCGCGCTGCGCGCAGGCGAGGCCGACGTCGCGGTGGTCGGCGGCGTCAACGCGCTGATCACCCCGCTGGTGACCATCGGGTTCGACGAGGTCGGCGGTGTGCTCGCACCCGACGGCCGGATCAAGTCGTTCTCGCAGGACGCCAACGGCTACGCCCGCTCCGAGGGCGCAGGCATGCTGGTGCTCAAACGCCTCTCCGATGCGCGGCGCGACGGTGACGAGATCTACGCCGTGATCGCGGGCAGCGCGGTCAACCACGACGGCCGGTCCAACGGTCTGCTGGCGCCCAACCCGGACGCGCAGGCCGAGGTGCTGCGCAAGGCCTACAAGGACGCCGGCATCAACCCGCGCGACGTCGACTACATCGAGGCGCACGGCACCGGCACCATCCTCGGCGACCCGATCGAGGCCGACGCGCTCGGCCGGGTGATCGGACGCAGTCGGCCGGCCGACCAGCCCGCCCTGCTGGGTGCGGTGAAATCCAATGTGGGACACCTGGAGTCGGCAGCAGGCGCGGCCAGCCTGGCGAAGGTGGCGCTGTCGCTGCGCAACGACAAGCTGCCCCCGTCGATCAACTACACCGGCCCGAACCCCTACATCGACTTCGATGCCGTGCGGTTGAAGGTCAACGACACGGTCAGTGACTGGCCGCGCTACAGCGGGCACGCCATCGCCGGCGTCTCCGGCTTCGGCTTCGGCGGCGCCAACGCGCACATGGTGCTGCGCGAGGTGCTGCCCAGCGACCTGGTCGAGCCCGAACCCGAGCAGGTGGTCGAGGTGACCGCCGAGCCGAACCAGCCCGCCGTGTACGTGGGCGGGGTGCGGATGGACGAGTACGGCGAGTTCGTCGATGAGGATGACTTGGACAACGGGGACGGTCTCGACCGGCCCGCCGCAGCGGTCGAGGACGACTACGAGCTGCCCGGACTGACCGACGAGGCCAAGCGTCTGCTCGAGGTCGCGCGCGAAGAGCTCGAAGCGGCCGAACAGCCCGTTCCGCTTGTGCCGCTGGCGGTTTCGGCGTTCCTAACCTCACGCAAGAAGTCCGCGGCCGCCGAGCTGGCCGACTGGATGGACAGTGAAGAGGGCCGGGCGTCGTCGCTGGAGTCGATCGGCCGCGCGCTGTCGCGCCGCAACCACGGCCGCTCCCGCGCGGTCGTGATGGCCCGCGATCACGACGAGGCGATCAAGGGTCTGCGCGCGCTGGCCGAGGGCAAGCAGAGCCCGAACGTCTACAGCGCCGACGGTCCCGTGACGAACGGGCCGGTCTGGGTGCTCGCCGGTTTCGGCGCCCAGCACCGCAAGATGGGTAAGAGCCTCTACCTGCGCAACGAGGTGTTCGCCGACTGGATCAACAAGGTCGACTCCCACGTGCAGGACGAGCGGGGGCACTCGATCCTCGAGCTCATCCTCGACGATGCCGTCGACTACACCGACGAGACCACCGAGCTGCCGATCGAGAAGGTGCAGCTGGTCATCTTCGCGATCCAGGTGGCGCTGGGCGAACTGCTCAAGCATCACGGCGCCAAGCCGGGTGCGGTCATCGGCCAGTCGCTCGGTGAGGCCGCCGCGGCCTACTTCTCGGGCGGCCTGTCGCTCGAGGACGCCACCCGCGCCATCTGTTCGCGCAGCCACCTCATGGGTGAGGGCGAGGCAATGCTGTTCGGCGAGTACATCCGCTTGATGGCGCTGGTGGAGTACTCCGCCGACGAGATCAAGACGGTGTTCTCCGACTATCCCGACCTCGAGGTGTGCGTGTACGCCGCCCCGACCCAGACCGTGATCGGCGGCCCGCCCGAGCAGGTGGACGCGATCATCGCCAGGGCCGAGCAGGAGGGCAAGTTCGCCCGCAAGTTCCAGACCAAGGGCGCCAGCCACACCTCGCAGATGGATCCGCTGCTCGGTGAGCTGGCCGCCGAACTGGTCGGAATCACCCCGCACCCGTTGCAGATCGGCTACTACTCGACGGTGCACGAGGGCAAGTTCCTGCGGGCGGGCAGCGAGCCGATCCACGACGTGGACTACTGGAAGAAGGGGCTGCGCCACAGCGTCTACTTCACCCACGGCATCCGCAACGCGGTCGACAACGGCCACACCACCTTCCTCGAGCTCGCCCCGAACCCGGTGGCGCTCATGCAGGTCGGGCTGACCACGATGTCGGCGGGTCTGCATGACGGGCAGCTCATCGCGACGCTGGCCCGCAAGCAGGACGAGGTCGACTCGATGACCGCGGCCATGGCCCAGTTGTTCGTCCACGGCCACGACCTCGACATGCGCACCCTGTTCCCGCGGCGTTCGCGCGGGCTGGCCGGTGCGCTGGACTACGCGAACATCCCGCCGACCCGGTTCCGGCGCAAGCCGCACTGGCTCGACGTGCGCTTCAGCGGGGACAACGCCGGTGTCATGCCGGGTAGCCACGTCGCCACCCCGGACGGCAGGCACGTGTGGGAGTACTCGCCGCGCGGTGCCGTGGACGCCCAGGCCCTGGCGGCGCTGGTGAAATCCGCTGCCTCGCAGGTGTTCCCGGAGGCGGCCGTGACGGCGGCGGAGCAGCGGGCGGTGCCAGGTGACGGCGCCCGCCTGGTGACCACGCTGACCCGCCACCCCGGTGGGGCGTCGGTGCAGGTGCACGCCCGCATGGACAACGGAGGCGAATCTTCCTTCGCTCTGGTCTACGACGCGATCGTCACCCGCGGTGGTCAGGCCGTTGCCCTGCCCGCTGCGGTCGCCACGGGGACCGTTGCTCCGCAAGCCGATTCGCTGACTCCAGCGGCCGAACCCGAGGGCGGCGACGCGGCGATCCTGTCCGACAACCTCACCCAGGGCGCGAACCTCGGTGCGGGACTGGGCAAGTGGTCGCCGGACTCCGGTGAGACCATCCACGACCGGCTCGGCACGATCGTCGGCGGCGCCATGGGTTACGAGCCCGAGGATCTGCCGTGGGAGGTGCCGCTCATCGAGCTCGGCCTGGATTCCCTGATGGCGGTGCGGATCAAGAACCGTGTCGAGTACGACTTCGACCTGCCGCCGATCCAGCTGACCGCGGTGCGCGACGCCAACCTCTATGCCGTCGAACAGCTCATCACCTACGCGATCGAGCATCGCGACGAGGTCGACCAGCTGGCCGAATCGCAGAAGGGTAAGACCGCCGAGGAGATCGCCGCCGAACAGGCCGAGCTGATGGGCGGGGCGTCGACGGTCGCCGAGCTCGAGGAGAAGCTGGCCGCGGCGGGACACCCGCTGGGCGAAGCTGCCTCAGAGCAAGCTGCGGTGATGTCCGGGGCGAACCTGACGACGGTGACCACGCCGGCGCCGGATCCGCAGGCCGAACCGAGCACCCAACAAGATTCGGCGATCCCGGCCCCGCCGACCGATCCGTCGGGACCGAACATCCCGCCGCCGCCGACCAACCCGGCCGGACCGGACACCACCGCGAAGTCGTCCGCCGCCAAGGCGGCCGCGCAGGTGCTGACCCAGGAGGCCGTCACCGAGGCGCTGGGCGCCGACGTCCCACCGCGTGACGCCGCCGAACGCGTCACGTTCGCCACCTGGGCGATCGTCACCGGCAAATCGCCGGGCGGCATCTTCAACGAGCTGCCGAAGGTCGACGACGCCACGGCGGCGAAGATGGCCGAACGGTTGACCGAACGAGCCGAAGGCACCATCACCGCCGACGACGTGAAGGCCGCCACCACCATCGAGGATCTGGCCACCACGGTGCGCGAACACCTCGAGGCGGGCAAGGTCGACGGGTTCGTCCGCGTCCTGCGTGCGCCGCAGGAAGGGAGCGACCGGATCCCTGTGTTCGTGTTCCATCCGGCCGGCGGGTCGACGGTGGTGTACGAACCGCTGATGAAGCGGCTGCCGCCGGACACCCCGATCTACGGCATCGAGCGGGTCGAGGGCTCCGTGGAGGAGCGGGCCGCGGAGTACGTGCCGAAACTGCTCGAGATGAACGGGTGGACCGAGGGCAGGTCCGGCGTGCCGTTCATCCTGGCGGGCTGGTCGCTGGGCGGGGTGCTGGCCTATGCGTGCGCCATCGGGCTCAAGCAGGCCGGTGCGGACGTGCGGTTCGTCGGCCTCATCGACGCGGTGCGCGCCGGTGAGGAGGTCCCGCAGACCAAGGAGGAGACCCGCGCCCGCTGGGAGCGCTACGCCCGGTTCGCCGAGCGCACCTTCAACGTGCAGATCCCGGAGATCCCGTACGAGGAGCTGGAGAACCTCGACGACGAGGGTCAGGTGAGGTTCGTCATGGAGGCCGTCGCGGCCAGCGGCGTGCAGATCCCCGGCGGCATCATCGAGCACCAGCGCACGTCGTATCTGGACAACCGGATGATCGACACCGCGGAGATCAAGCCGTACGACGGTCACGTCACCCTCTACATGGCCGACCGCTACCACGACGACGCGATCTACTTCGAACCGCGATACGCCACCCGCCAACCCGACGGCGGCTGGGGTGAGTATGTTTCGGAGCTGGAAGTGATCCCGATCGGCGGTGAGCACATCCAGGCGATCGACGAGCCGTACATCGCGAAGGTGGGTGCCCACATGAGCGAGGCGATCAACCGTATCGAGGCCCAGGGAAAGTAG